A window from Lachnoanaerobaculum umeaense encodes these proteins:
- a CDS encoding N-acetylmuramoyl-L-alanine amidase family protein — translation MSKKIILALFVFAFAILILPKNTYALEANVKTAIDSLDFDRKSKNEINLYFSNTDVNEVSRYSILKRDKSSKDFKEIKSISAKDEKTSNLSYTDKISVSGYVRYEYRVDAYLKNGKVLKGKSIYASNVLICIDPGHFQTKNSVDGEDGYGYSESMTVLKLGLSLKDTLKKNYGISSVLTRTTESITIDGFTDKNLDGGHISLRGDMAGRIGADLFISLHTNSNNSHANGYPTDSQPLSINKPLIILNSLAKENELCINIANNIGANLSNVNFNEGLAKSKDFDTVKKGSIGEWTVAKNDSTTINGSVYYRLGENGDYYGVLRGANIAGVPGMIVEHGFHSVPEVRKKAMQSDLINKWSDADAKAISSGFGF, via the coding sequence ATGAGTAAAAAGATAATATTGGCTTTGTTTGTTTTTGCATTCGCCATATTGATATTACCAAAGAACACTTATGCACTGGAAGCAAATGTAAAAACAGCTATTGATAGCCTAGATTTTGATAGAAAATCAAAGAATGAGATAAATTTATATTTTTCAAATACTGATGTAAATGAAGTGAGCAGATATAGTATTCTAAAAAGGGATAAATCTTCAAAAGACTTCAAAGAGATAAAAAGTATATCAGCTAAAGATGAAAAGACGAGCAATTTATCATATACAGATAAGATAAGTGTAAGCGGATATGTTAGATATGAGTACAGAGTAGATGCTTACCTAAAAAATGGTAAGGTATTGAAAGGAAAGTCAATATATGCAAGCAATGTACTGATCTGTATTGATCCGGGACATTTTCAGACGAAGAATTCAGTAGATGGAGAGGATGGATATGGTTACTCAGAGTCTATGACAGTACTGAAGTTGGGACTTTCTTTAAAAGATACTTTAAAGAAAAACTATGGCATCAGTTCAGTGTTGACAAGGACAACAGAGAGTATTACCATTGATGGATTTACAGATAAAAATCTAGACGGAGGTCATATTTCTCTAAGAGGAGACATGGCCGGAAGAATAGGAGCGGATTTGTTTATATCATTGCATACAAACTCAAATAATTCACATGCTAATGGTTATCCTACAGATTCACAACCACTTTCTATCAATAAACCTTTGATAATACTTAATTCACTTGCAAAAGAGAATGAACTATGTATAAATATTGCAAATAATATTGGAGCAAATCTCTCAAATGTAAACTTCAATGAGGGCTTAGCAAAGAGTAAAGATTTTGACACTGTAAAAAAAGGATCTATTGGTGAGTGGACGGTTGCAAAAAATGACAGTACTACAATAAATGGCAGTGTTTACTATAGACTTGGAGAGAATGGTGACTACTATGGAGTACTAAGAGGTGCCAATATAGCAGGAGTACCCGGAATGATAGTTGAACATGGATTCCACTCAGTACCGGAGGTCAGAAAAAAAGCTATGCAATCCGATTTGATAAATAAATGGTCAGATGCAGATGCAAAAGCAATATCATCCGGATTTGGATTTTAA
- a CDS encoding MetQ/NlpA family ABC transporter substrate-binding protein, giving the protein MKKRILLTLGLVSLLALAGCGKKAADTNTSSNESAAESKSEGASKDLKTIVVGATPAPHSEILEAARPALNEEGYDLKIVEYNDYIQPNVALDSKELDANYFQHYPYLENFNKEHNTTLVSAGAIHYEPFGIYAGKTASLDALADGAKISVPNDATNEARALLLLEDNGLIKLKEGVGINATKQDIVENPKNLDIQEIEAAQVARTLQDVDVAVVNGNYAIDAGLKVSDALAIEDSKSLAATTYANIIAVREGDEKSDATLALIKALESDTVKKFIEDKYNGAVVPMF; this is encoded by the coding sequence ATGAAAAAAAGAATTTTATTAACATTAGGTTTAGTATCACTTCTTGCTTTGGCAGGATGTGGAAAAAAAGCGGCAGATACAAATACAAGTTCAAATGAGAGTGCAGCAGAGTCAAAGAGTGAGGGTGCAAGCAAGGATTTAAAGACAATTGTTGTTGGTGCAACACCTGCACCACATTCAGAGATTTTAGAGGCAGCAAGACCTGCATTGAATGAAGAAGGATATGATTTAAAGATAGTTGAGTATAATGACTATATTCAGCCAAATGTGGCACTGGATTCAAAAGAATTGGATGCAAACTACTTTCAACACTATCCATACCTTGAGAATTTTAATAAAGAGCATAATACAACACTTGTTTCAGCAGGAGCAATTCACTATGAACCGTTCGGTATCTATGCAGGTAAGACAGCTTCACTTGATGCATTAGCAGACGGTGCAAAAATTTCAGTACCTAATGATGCTACAAATGAGGCAAGAGCATTACTTTTACTTGAAGATAACGGACTTATTAAGTTAAAAGAAGGTGTCGGAATCAATGCTACAAAGCAGGATATCGTTGAGAACCCAAAGAACCTTGATATTCAAGAAATTGAAGCTGCACAGGTAGCGAGAACGCTTCAGGATGTTGATGTGGCAGTTGTAAATGGAAACTATGCAATAGATGCAGGACTTAAGGTAAGTGATGCACTTGCAATAGAGGATTCAAAGTCGCTTGCAGCTACAACATATGCAAATATTATAGCTGTAAGAGAAGGTGATGAGAAATCAGATGCTACGCTTGCCCTTATAAAGGCACTTGAAAGTGATACTGTTAAGAAATTTATAGAAGATAAATACAATGGTGCAGTTGTACCGATGTTTTGA
- a CDS encoding methionine ABC transporter permease, which translates to MVSMIIKGLQETLLMTIASSFFSYLIGIPLGVILVVTDNTGIKPMPKINGILGMIINLIRSVPFMILLIMVIPLTRLLVGTSIGPIAVIPPLVIAAAPYIARMVESSLKEVDAGVIEAAKSMGASNFQIIFKVLLPESKPSLLVGAAISVTTILGYSAMAGFTGGGGLGTIAINYGYYRYQTDIMFITVAILVLLVQIIQEIFMRGSKRSDKRIR; encoded by the coding sequence ATGGTTTCAATGATTATAAAAGGTTTGCAAGAGACTTTATTGATGACCATTGCATCCTCATTCTTCTCATATCTTATAGGTATACCGCTGGGGGTTATTTTGGTGGTTACAGATAATACAGGTATAAAGCCTATGCCAAAGATTAACGGTATTTTGGGAATGATCATAAATCTTATAAGATCTGTACCTTTTATGATTTTGCTTATTATGGTTATACCTCTTACAAGACTGTTGGTGGGAACATCTATAGGACCTATAGCAGTTATACCTCCACTTGTAATTGCAGCAGCACCCTATATCGCAAGAATGGTAGAGTCTTCATTAAAAGAAGTGGATGCCGGAGTTATAGAGGCGGCAAAGTCAATGGGAGCCAGCAATTTCCAAATAATATTCAAAGTGCTTTTACCTGAGTCTAAGCCTTCACTTTTGGTGGGTGCAGCAATATCAGTTACTACAATACTTGGATATTCTGCAATGGCAGGATTTACAGGTGGTGGTGGACTTGGAACTATTGCGATAAATTATGGATACTACAGATATCAGACAGATATAATGTTTATAACAGTAGCTATATTGGTACTGTTGGTACAGATAATACAAGAGATATTTATGAGGGGATCAAAGCGTTCTGATAAGAGAATCAGATAG
- a CDS encoding methionine ABC transporter ATP-binding protein, with protein MDSIVSLKAMGKVFHTKNGDVRALDNINLDIKRGEIFGIIGLSGAGKSTLVRCINYLEVPTEGDVFFEGKGLKDMNSVQIRNVRRDMGMIFQQFNLLSQRNILDNVCFPLEISETQNVGSGKLFKRMRGVLKANARARARELLKLVGLSDREKAYPAQLSGGQKQRVAIARAIATNPKLLLCDEATSALDPKTTKQILDLIKDINKKMGITVIVITHEMKVIESICDRVAIIENSKIAEMGKVEDIFANPQSDIGKKLILGDVLQSKEIVSGAKLRIEFDGRSSFEPVLSNMILSCGIPVNILYAQTKDIGGSAVGHMIVQISGEEEALKAKRYLDSIGMVYHDISFDEVKEDIE; from the coding sequence ATGGATTCTATTGTAAGCTTAAAAGCTATGGGAAAGGTGTTTCATACCAAAAATGGAGATGTGAGAGCCTTAGATAATATTAATCTTGATATAAAAAGAGGTGAGATCTTTGGAATAATAGGTCTCTCAGGTGCCGGAAAGTCTACTTTGGTAAGATGTATCAACTATCTTGAGGTTCCTACAGAGGGAGATGTATTCTTTGAAGGAAAAGGACTAAAGGACATGAATTCTGTACAGATAAGGAATGTCAGAAGAGATATGGGAATGATTTTCCAACAGTTTAATCTACTGTCACAGAGAAATATATTGGATAATGTATGTTTTCCCTTAGAGATAAGTGAAACACAAAATGTAGGATCAGGGAAGTTGTTTAAACGAATGAGAGGAGTTTTAAAGGCAAATGCCAGAGCCAGGGCAAGGGAGCTGTTAAAACTTGTAGGACTCTCAGATAGAGAAAAGGCATATCCTGCACAGCTTTCAGGAGGGCAAAAGCAGAGAGTGGCTATTGCCAGAGCTATTGCTACAAATCCTAAGCTATTATTATGTGATGAGGCAACATCAGCACTCGATCCAAAGACTACAAAGCAGATTCTGGATCTAATAAAGGATATAAACAAAAAAATGGGAATTACTGTAATAGTAATAACTCATGAAATGAAGGTAATAGAGAGTATATGTGATAGAGTTGCTATAATTGAAAACAGCAAGATAGCTGAGATGGGAAAAGTGGAAGATATTTTCGCTAATCCACAGTCGGATATAGGCAAAAAGCTGATACTTGGTGATGTATTGCAAAGTAAGGAGATAGTATCAGGGGCAAAACTTAGAATAGAGTTTGATGGAAGAAGTTCATTTGAACCTGTACTCTCAAATATGATACTTTCATGCGGTATTCCGGTAAATATACTTTATGCACAGACCAAGGATATCGGAGGTTCAGCGGTCGGTCATATGATAGTACAGATATCAGGTGAAGAAGAGGCATTAAAGGCAAAGAGATATTTGGATAGCATAGGCATGGTTTATCATGATATATCATTTGATGAAGTAAAGGAGGATATAGAATAA
- the pepV gene encoding dipeptidase PepV gives MRKYREEIEKYIDDHRDEMVEDIIRLCSINSQRSEYVEGAPFGEGPKRALTLALNLAEKYGFEITNYDNYVGAVDLNDREKGLDILAHLDVVPEGEGWSVTAPFEPKEIDGKIYGRGTSDDKGPAVAALFALRAVRDLGIPVKKNTRLVLGTDEECGSSCIQYYYKKEQEAPMTFSPDGEFPVVNIEKGRLQGEFSAALEDGGDKRLVSIEAGTKVNVVPPKAKAVIEGFDIDEVEEKAKAVAEETGIKFSFDLVPVFEITALGANAHASTPDSGNNAITGLLELLCRLEFSPSKKIETIKKLYKLMPHGDTSGENLGIAVEDERSGALTLAFSILNLKNNIMHGFFDCRIPVSGDGEKILKTVSEKFKGIDIEFLEDTVVKPHEVDGNSPFVKTLLSIYEDYTGLKGECLAMGGGTYVHDIENGVAFGAVFPGTDTKMHGADEFVVIDELVAAAKIFAQAIVELCE, from the coding sequence ATGAGAAAATACAGAGAAGAAATAGAAAAATATATAGATGATCATAGAGACGAGATGGTAGAAGACATCATAAGATTATGCTCTATAAACAGCCAAAGAAGTGAGTATGTGGAGGGAGCTCCTTTTGGAGAAGGTCCAAAAAGAGCATTGACACTTGCACTTAATCTAGCAGAAAAATATGGCTTTGAAATCACAAATTATGACAATTATGTAGGTGCTGTAGATTTAAATGACAGGGAAAAAGGCTTAGATATATTGGCACATTTGGATGTAGTACCTGAGGGTGAGGGATGGAGTGTTACAGCTCCTTTTGAACCTAAGGAAATAGACGGAAAAATCTATGGAAGGGGAACGTCAGATGATAAGGGACCGGCAGTTGCCGCACTTTTTGCACTTCGTGCAGTAAGAGATTTAGGTATACCGGTAAAGAAGAATACAAGACTTGTTTTAGGCACAGATGAGGAATGTGGTAGTAGCTGTATACAGTATTATTATAAAAAGGAGCAGGAAGCTCCTATGACTTTCTCACCGGATGGAGAATTCCCGGTAGTGAATATCGAAAAAGGCCGTCTTCAGGGAGAGTTCTCAGCTGCACTTGAGGACGGTGGAGATAAAAGACTTGTAAGTATTGAAGCGGGTACAAAGGTAAATGTAGTACCGCCAAAAGCAAAAGCTGTTATAGAGGGATTTGATATAGATGAAGTAGAAGAAAAAGCTAAAGCGGTTGCTGAGGAAACCGGTATAAAATTCAGTTTTGATTTGGTGCCGGTATTTGAAATTACAGCTTTGGGTGCCAATGCACATGCATCTACACCTGATAGTGGAAACAATGCTATTACAGGGTTATTGGAATTGCTTTGCAGACTTGAATTCTCACCTTCAAAGAAAATAGAAACTATAAAGAAGCTGTATAAGCTTATGCCACATGGTGATACAAGTGGAGAAAATCTGGGTATTGCAGTAGAAGACGAGAGAAGTGGAGCACTTACGCTTGCATTCTCAATATTGAATCTAAAAAACAATATTATGCATGGTTTCTTTGACTGTAGAATACCGGTAAGTGGTGATGGAGAAAAGATATTAAAAACTGTAAGTGAAAAATTCAAAGGTATTGATATAGAATTTTTGGAAGATACAGTGGTAAAGCCACATGAGGTAGATGGAAATTCTCCTTTTGTAAAGACATTACTCTCAATTTATGAGGATTATACAGGACTTAAGGGGGAGTGCCTTGCAATGGGTGGAGGAACCTATGTGCATGATATTGAAAATGGTGTAGCATTTGGAGCAGTTTTCCCGGGAACAGATACAAAGATGCATGGTGCAGATGAGTTCGTAGTAATAGATGAGCTTGTAGCTGCAGCAAAAATATTTGCACAGGCGATAGTGGAGCTGTGTGAGTAA
- a CDS encoding peptide chain release factor 3, with protein sequence MNFGEISKRRTFAIISHPDAGKTTLTEKFLLYGGAINLAGSVKGKKTAKYAVSDWMEIEKERGISVTSSVMQFNYEGFCINILDTPGHQDFSEDTYRTLMAADSAVMVIDAGKGVEAQTIKLFKVCVMRKIPIFTFINKLDREARDPFELLDEIENVLGIRTCPVNWPIGSGKNFKGVYDRQTKLINKFTANHAGMKEVDTQVIDLEDSKLDDYIGFDYADILRGDIELLDGASDDLDMERVSVGELSPVFFGSALTNFGVQTFLEHFLKMTTSPIKRKTHDGMVDPMKDDFFSAFVFKIQANMNKAHRDRIAFMRICSGEYNAGMDVFHVQGNKKIKLNQSTQMMADERKIVDKAYAGDIIGVFDPGIFGIGDTLSTVNNVEFEGIPTFAPEHFARVRQVDTMKRKQFLKGVYQIAQEGAIQIFQEYNTGMEEIIVGVVGVLQFEVLLYRLKNEYNVDVKLDKLPYEHIRWIDETSTVYIDKIQGTSDMKKIKDLKDRPLLIFTHPWSVRMVEERNEGLVLNEFGKN encoded by the coding sequence GTGAACTTTGGAGAGATAAGTAAGAGAAGAACATTTGCCATAATATCACACCCGGATGCCGGAAAAACAACATTGACTGAGAAGTTTTTGCTCTATGGTGGTGCTATAAATTTAGCAGGAAGTGTAAAGGGCAAGAAGACAGCCAAATATGCGGTAAGTGACTGGATGGAGATAGAGAAGGAAAGAGGTATCTCTGTAACTTCATCAGTAATGCAGTTCAACTATGAGGGATTTTGTATTAATATTTTGGATACACCGGGACATCAGGACTTCTCTGAGGATACATACAGAACACTTATGGCAGCAGATTCAGCAGTCATGGTAATAGATGCCGGTAAAGGTGTAGAGGCACAGACTATAAAGCTTTTTAAGGTATGTGTAATGAGAAAGATACCTATATTTACATTTATAAATAAGCTTGACAGAGAAGCGAGAGATCCTTTTGAGCTTTTGGATGAGATAGAAAATGTACTTGGCATAAGGACCTGCCCTGTGAACTGGCCGATTGGATCAGGAAAGAATTTTAAGGGGGTATATGACAGACAGACAAAGCTTATAAATAAGTTTACTGCAAATCATGCCGGAATGAAGGAGGTTGATACACAGGTTATTGATCTGGAGGATAGTAAGCTGGATGATTATATTGGATTTGACTATGCTGATATACTAAGAGGAGATATAGAACTTTTGGATGGTGCAAGTGATGATCTTGATATGGAGAGAGTATCTGTAGGAGAGCTAAGTCCTGTATTTTTTGGATCAGCTCTTACAAATTTCGGAGTACAAACATTCCTTGAACATTTCTTAAAAATGACCACATCACCTATTAAGAGAAAGACACATGATGGAATGGTAGATCCTATGAAGGATGACTTCTTCTCAGCCTTTGTATTTAAGATTCAAGCAAATATGAACAAAGCTCACAGAGACAGAATAGCTTTTATGAGAATCTGTTCAGGTGAGTATAATGCAGGTATGGATGTTTTCCATGTACAGGGAAATAAAAAGATAAAGCTTAATCAGTCTACTCAGATGATGGCTGATGAGAGAAAGATAGTTGATAAGGCGTATGCCGGAGATATTATTGGAGTATTTGATCCGGGTATATTTGGTATAGGTGATACACTTTCTACTGTAAACAATGTTGAATTTGAGGGTATTCCTACATTTGCACCTGAACATTTTGCCAGAGTACGTCAGGTAGACACCATGAAGAGAAAACAATTCCTAAAAGGTGTGTATCAGATAGCTCAGGAAGGTGCAATCCAGATTTTCCAGGAGTATAATACCGGAATGGAAGAGATAATAGTAGGAGTGGTTGGTGTGCTTCAGTTTGAAGTATTGCTTTATCGACTTAAGAATGAATATAATGTGGATGTGAAGCTTGATAAGCTGCCTTATGAGCATATAAGATGGATAGATGAAACGTCTACTGTATATATAGATAAAATACAGGGAACAAGTGATATGAAAAAGATCAAGGATCTTAAGGATCGCCCACTTCTTATTTTTACACATCCTTGGAGTGTGAGAATGGTTGAGGAAAGAAATGAGGGACTGGTTCTTAATGAATTTGGAAAGAACTAA
- the coaBC gene encoding bifunctional phosphopantothenoylcysteine decarboxylase/phosphopantothenate--cysteine ligase CoaBC, which produces MLENKNILLGVTGGIAAYKIANLASMLKKQGANVKVIMTKNACQFITPMTFETLTSEKVYIDTFDRNFEFKVDHIELGKWADVFLIAPASANVIGKLANGIADDMLTTTTLAMRCPVVVSPAMNTTMFENKVVKHNIMKLRTYGMEIILPASGHLACGDIGAGKMPEPEMLLEYIKKALYQKKDLSGKKVCVSAGPTREAIDPVRYISNNSTGKMGIEIAKMAAYRGAKVSLVMGPSNVLVPDFIKRIDIKSAEDMYEEIMKISDAQDIIIKAAAVADYTPANYCDEKIKKKDGDLTIELSRTKDILKELGERKENNPKKQFICGFSMETENMEENSKSKLVKKNVDMIVANNVKIEGAGFGTDTNVVTIFTKDDEIRLDKLSKLEVAEKIFDEIVRNF; this is translated from the coding sequence ATGCTGGAAAATAAAAATATACTACTTGGTGTAACAGGAGGAATTGCGGCATATAAAATTGCAAACCTTGCGAGTATGCTGAAAAAACAGGGAGCGAATGTAAAGGTGATTATGACAAAAAATGCTTGTCAGTTTATCACTCCTATGACTTTTGAAACTCTGACCTCAGAAAAAGTATATATAGATACATTTGACAGAAACTTTGAGTTTAAGGTGGATCATATAGAACTTGGTAAATGGGCTGATGTGTTTTTAATAGCACCTGCCAGTGCCAATGTAATAGGCAAACTGGCAAATGGTATTGCAGATGATATGCTGACAACTACGACTTTAGCTATGAGATGTCCGGTGGTGGTTTCTCCTGCTATGAATACTACAATGTTTGAAAACAAGGTAGTCAAGCACAATATTATGAAGCTGAGAACCTATGGCATGGAGATTATTCTGCCTGCAAGTGGACATTTGGCATGTGGTGATATTGGTGCCGGTAAGATGCCTGAGCCTGAGATGCTCTTAGAATATATAAAGAAGGCATTATATCAGAAGAAGGATCTCTCAGGTAAGAAGGTATGCGTAAGTGCAGGGCCAACAAGAGAGGCGATAGATCCTGTAAGGTATATATCCAATAATTCTACAGGCAAGATGGGCATAGAGATTGCTAAGATGGCTGCGTATCGAGGTGCTAAGGTCAGTTTGGTAATGGGACCATCAAATGTGCTTGTGCCTGATTTTATAAAGAGAATAGATATAAAATCAGCAGAAGATATGTATGAAGAGATAATGAAGATATCAGATGCACAGGATATTATAATAAAGGCTGCTGCTGTAGCAGACTATACACCTGCAAACTATTGTGATGAGAAGATAAAGAAAAAAGATGGAGATCTTACTATAGAACTTTCAAGAACTAAAGATATCTTAAAGGAACTTGGTGAGAGAAAAGAAAACAACCCTAAAAAACAGTTTATCTGTGGATTTTCTATGGAAACAGAAAATATGGAAGAAAATTCCAAGAGCAAACTGGTAAAGAAAAATGTAGATATGATAGTTGCAAATAATGTAAAAATTGAGGGTGCAGGCTTTGGAACTGATACAAATGTGGTAACCATATTTACAAAGGATGATGAGATAAGACTTGATAAGCTGTCAAAACTGGAAGTGGCAGAAAAGATATTTGATGAGATAGTGAGGAATTTTTAG
- a CDS encoding type III pantothenate kinase: MILAIDMGNSNIVIGGIDNTKIYFLERITTYTTRTELEYSMYIKGILDIHGVNPKDIEGAILSSVVPPLNETIRHAITKITGLECMLVESGMKTGLNILMDNPKTVGSDMIVDAVAAMDEYPLPLAIIDMGTATTISVVDNKGNYIGGIIHPGLRISLDTLSSKTAQLPQVNLDIPKKVIAKNTIDSMRSGILFGHAGMMDGIIYRMEEELGEKLNVVATGGLAPFVTPLCKHDIIVDDSLLLKGLLKLYIKNQ; encoded by the coding sequence ATGATATTGGCAATCGATATGGGTAACTCAAATATTGTCATAGGTGGAATAGACAATACAAAGATATATTTTCTAGAGAGAATAACCACCTATACCACCAGAACTGAGCTGGAGTACTCTATGTATATCAAAGGTATTTTAGATATACATGGTGTAAATCCTAAGGATATAGAGGGTGCCATACTTTCAAGCGTAGTTCCACCATTAAATGAAACCATAAGACATGCTATCACCAAAATAACCGGACTTGAATGTATGTTGGTGGAATCCGGTATGAAGACCGGGTTGAACATACTTATGGACAATCCTAAAACTGTAGGTTCAGATATGATAGTGGATGCTGTAGCTGCTATGGATGAATATCCTCTACCGCTAGCTATTATAGACATGGGTACGGCTACCACAATCTCAGTAGTAGATAATAAAGGCAATTATATTGGTGGTATAATACATCCGGGACTTCGCATATCTCTAGATACTCTAAGTTCAAAAACAGCTCAACTCCCACAAGTAAACCTAGATATTCCAAAGAAGGTAATAGCTAAAAATACTATTGACAGTATGAGAAGTGGCATACTCTTTGGTCATGCAGGAATGATGGATGGCATTATATATCGCATGGAAGAAGAACTTGGAGAAAAACTTAATGTAGTAGCTACCGGTGGTCTTGCACCATTTGTAACTCCCCTTTGCAAGCATGATATTATAGTAGATGACAGTCTACTATTAAAAGGACTATTAAAACTCTATATAAAGAATCAATAA
- the ftsZ gene encoding cell division protein FtsZ, with the protein MLEINKPVNENAAKIIVVGVGGAGNNAVNRMIDENVEGVDFIGVNTDKQALVNCKAGTIIQIGEKLTKGLGAGAKPEVGEKAAEENIEDITNKLKNADMVFVTCGMGGGTGTGASPVIARASRELGILTVGVVTKPFPFEGRQRMKNALAGIENLKQYVDTLIVIPNEKLLQIVDRKTTMPDALKKADEVLQQSVQGITDLISETAIINLDFADVQTVMTGKGLAHIGIGYGTGDNKALDAVKAAVSSPLLETSINNATHVLISVSGDVSLIEAYEATDYVRELVSEEANIIFGASCNDNEPDAVKITVIATGVTAAMSETPVGELIRDVNAKHQNNNVPRRKDQYIYNSNNDIERNTPAQVESTQNNFTNNGGIYNTDYTGGIGNYSNDYSVPNYSNPINNNGMSNQGMNVPRMNNTGMGNQNPSENSMFGQRQPIRSVIRSQEKINVPDFLRNNNKDKK; encoded by the coding sequence GTGTTAGAAATAAATAAACCGGTAAATGAGAATGCAGCGAAGATTATAGTAGTTGGAGTCGGAGGTGCAGGAAATAATGCCGTAAACAGAATGATTGATGAAAATGTAGAAGGGGTGGATTTTATCGGAGTTAATACCGATAAGCAAGCCTTGGTAAATTGTAAGGCCGGAACTATCATACAGATAGGAGAGAAGCTTACAAAGGGACTTGGTGCAGGAGCAAAGCCTGAGGTAGGTGAAAAAGCTGCAGAAGAGAATATAGAAGACATTACAAACAAGCTGAAGAATGCAGATATGGTTTTTGTTACCTGTGGAATGGGTGGTGGAACCGGAACAGGTGCATCACCTGTTATCGCAAGAGCTTCAAGAGAACTTGGAATACTTACGGTAGGAGTAGTGACAAAACCTTTCCCATTTGAGGGTAGACAGAGAATGAAGAATGCTCTTGCAGGTATAGAAAATTTAAAGCAGTATGTTGATACTCTGATTGTAATACCAAATGAGAAATTACTCCAGATAGTTGACAGAAAGACTACTATGCCTGATGCTCTTAAAAAAGCGGACGAAGTGTTACAGCAAAGCGTACAGGGTATTACAGATTTGATAAGCGAGACAGCTATCATCAACCTTGACTTTGCAGATGTTCAAACAGTAATGACAGGAAAGGGACTTGCACATATCGGTATAGGATATGGAACAGGAGATAATAAGGCACTTGATGCTGTTAAAGCTGCTGTATCATCACCACTTCTTGAGACAAGCATTAATAATGCAACTCATGTACTTATATCTGTATCAGGTGATGTCAGCCTTATAGAGGCTTATGAAGCGACAGATTATGTACGTGAGTTGGTAAGTGAAGAGGCTAATATCATATTCGGTGCATCATGTAATGATAATGAACCGGATGCTGTAAAGATTACAGTTATAGCTACAGGTGTTACTGCAGCAATGAGTGAGACTCCGGTGGGTGAACTTATAAGAGATGTGAATGCAAAACATCAAAACAATAATGTTCCGAGGAGAAAAGACCAATATATTTACAATTCAAACAATGATATTGAAAGAAACACACCTGCTCAAGTAGAATCGACACAGAACAATTTTACAAATAATGGTGGAATTTATAATACGGACTATACCGGAGGTATAGGCAACTATTCAAATGATTATAGTGTACCCAATTATTCTAATCCGATAAATAATAATGGAATGAGTAATCAGGGTATGAATGTTCCCAGAATGAATAATACAGGAATGGGCAACCAAAATCCGAGTGAGAATTCAATGTTTGGTCAGCGACAGCCTATTAGATCTGTTATTAGATCACAGGAAAAGATAAATGTGCCGGATTTTTTAAGAAATAATAATAAAGATAAGAAATAA